Proteins from a genomic interval of Diaphorobacter sp. HDW4A:
- a CDS encoding cell wall metabolism sensor histidine kinase WalK — MARGLNRIWVRFGLWIAATVLSTIALLSACAWTFSSVQYYKFYNHLPDAVRVELDELNARDLEDSPRAMQIYGQYWRGDMFFGEQMSLIIGLIVCLPFGLTVGFWVSRYVTRPLASIVEVAKRVELGDFSARAVSSGAHGEMGEVIHTFNNMIDSLDELEAERRATAASISHELRTPITVLKARLHAVCDGIIVADEAELRTLLAQTEHLSRLVEDLHTLSVADAGQLSLQKQLLCLNIVVSETLSALLPQLQAADMELKLTLPSNEAESDIRADADRMRQIVTNLVSNAIRYAASGHWLDVLVQLKEDEDGVEWVQLTISDAGPGLPQELQSHPFQRFAIAPGKRRREGSGLGLSIVRALTESQGGTVQTSTSARGGTSFVLRFAHA; from the coding sequence ATGGCGCGAGGGCTGAACCGCATCTGGGTACGCTTTGGACTGTGGATCGCCGCCACCGTCCTGAGCACGATTGCCCTGCTTTCCGCTTGCGCTTGGACATTTTCCAGCGTGCAGTACTACAAGTTCTACAACCATCTGCCCGATGCCGTGCGCGTAGAGCTTGACGAGCTCAACGCGCGTGATCTGGAGGACAGCCCGCGCGCCATGCAGATCTACGGCCAGTATTGGCGCGGCGACATGTTCTTCGGCGAGCAGATGTCGCTGATCATCGGCTTGATCGTGTGCCTGCCGTTTGGCCTGACCGTGGGCTTTTGGGTGTCGCGCTACGTCACCCGGCCTTTAGCGTCCATTGTCGAAGTCGCCAAGCGCGTTGAGTTGGGCGACTTCTCTGCGCGCGCTGTCTCCTCCGGAGCCCATGGGGAGATGGGCGAAGTCATTCATACCTTCAACAATATGATTGATTCGCTCGACGAACTGGAGGCAGAGCGGCGTGCGACAGCGGCCTCGATTTCGCACGAACTGCGCACGCCCATCACCGTGCTCAAAGCGCGATTGCATGCCGTGTGCGACGGTATCATCGTCGCGGACGAGGCTGAGCTCCGCACCCTACTCGCGCAGACCGAGCACCTGAGCCGGCTGGTGGAGGATCTGCACACATTGTCCGTGGCCGACGCCGGGCAGCTCTCGCTGCAAAAGCAGCTCTTGTGCCTGAACATCGTGGTCAGTGAAACGCTCTCGGCCCTGCTGCCGCAACTGCAAGCGGCCGACATGGAACTGAAACTGACTCTGCCTTCCAACGAAGCAGAAAGCGACATCCGCGCCGATGCCGACCGAATGCGGCAAATCGTCACGAACCTGGTGAGCAATGCAATCCGCTATGCAGCATCCGGGCACTGGCTCGATGTACTGGTCCAGTTGAAAGAAGACGAAGATGGCGTGGAGTGGGTGCAGCTAACGATCAGCGATGCTGGCCCCGGACTGCCACAGGAACTCCAGAGCCATCCATTCCAGCGCTTTGCGATAGCGCCCGGCAAGCGCCGACGCGAAGGTTCGGGCCTCGGGCTTTCCATCGTGCGTGCGCTGACTGAATCCCAGGGCGGCACGGTGCAGACATCCACCTCCGCGCGCGGAGGAACGAGCTTCGTCTTGCGCTTTGCACACGCCTGA
- a CDS encoding sterol desaturase family protein has protein sequence MQFISDLLSPLWNQVVDALSAHIVVPATQALGIAQTAGDPREIAQATMIALLQLFLIGCVMRPLESLIPAEHWADRRHTTVDRNFTLLMLLGLFPIFSFIVLMPFAHLLGGGPATDEHSGLKAWVPWFNDHPYLLFAVYYVVYDCVYYWMHRAQHAIPWWWAMHSMHHSQRQMSCWSNDRSNYVDGMLQSLILASVGLVMGVEPSEFALLGLLSELVQNFSHANVALRLGRLGKIGERLFVGPRFHRNHHMLRDAERPQRHNCNFGQVLPWWDQLFGTTLYHDEPLRRTGVSDPEVDADNARGVIRMQWFSTLRFIGAVTCRAGWRLGDVSFGPGYRPIHDVDETKSCAPLTPSPP, from the coding sequence ATGCAGTTCATTTCCGATCTCCTCAGCCCACTCTGGAATCAGGTCGTCGACGCCCTCTCGGCCCACATCGTCGTCCCCGCAACGCAGGCCCTTGGCATTGCACAGACCGCAGGCGATCCGCGCGAGATCGCACAGGCGACCATGATCGCCCTCTTGCAGCTGTTCCTGATCGGCTGCGTGATGCGACCGCTCGAGAGCCTGATTCCCGCCGAGCACTGGGCCGACCGTCGCCACACCACCGTCGACCGCAACTTCACCTTGCTGATGCTGCTGGGCCTGTTCCCGATCTTCAGCTTCATCGTGCTGATGCCGTTTGCGCACCTGTTGGGCGGCGGCCCCGCCACCGACGAGCACAGCGGTCTCAAGGCCTGGGTGCCGTGGTTCAACGATCACCCGTATCTGCTGTTCGCGGTGTACTACGTGGTCTATGACTGCGTCTACTACTGGATGCACCGTGCCCAACACGCGATTCCGTGGTGGTGGGCGATGCACAGCATGCACCACAGCCAGCGTCAGATGAGCTGTTGGAGCAATGACCGCAGCAACTATGTGGATGGCATGCTGCAGTCTCTCATTCTCGCCAGCGTCGGCCTCGTGATGGGCGTCGAGCCGTCCGAATTCGCGCTACTCGGGTTGTTGAGCGAGCTGGTGCAGAACTTCTCGCACGCCAACGTGGCGCTGCGTCTGGGCCGGCTCGGCAAGATAGGCGAACGCCTGTTTGTCGGGCCACGTTTTCACCGCAATCACCACATGCTGCGCGATGCCGAACGGCCCCAGCGCCACAACTGCAATTTCGGCCAAGTGCTTCCGTGGTGGGACCAGCTTTTCGGCACTACGCTCTATCACGACGAGCCCCTGCGCCGCACAGGCGTGAGCGACCCCGAGGTGGACGCCGACAACGCGCGTGGCGTGATCCGCATGCAGTGGTTCAGCACGCTCCGCTTCATTGGCGCGGTGACATGCCGCGCGGGTTGGCGTTTGGGGGATGTGTCATTCGGGCCGGGATACAGACCGATTCATGATGTGGACGAAACTAAAAGCTGCGCCCCTCTTACTCCCTCTCCCCCTTGA
- a CDS encoding FtsX-like permease family protein gives MIALARKTLAYEWRRFVPSVFAVGFAGVLLVMQAALVLGIFSTAAIYVSATSADLWVGYPGTQSVNFGRNIGPDVEMRLRMDPDIAAVEPYVWVDGDWRARSVTAEAVGGVSIYLSGISTSSDAMMFDHVLAPWQRNMLREPGAVIVDRADLPTLASAEGGAAWINNHPVRIVAAVDGLRGLGGVNVITSLESAREISEQSANHGSTYLVARVRSGAALPAVQDRLNKGGVNFGPHEVWTAAAFARRSQFYWMFDTGAGAGVLFMAIIVCFVGAVVTSQSLKSVVAGSAREYAVLNALGVSRGALGRVVVEQALWIGGLGLLMAALASLALLSVARVYRVPVALNGQAMLACAALIAVLAFLSGIGAMRGLLRADPATLLR, from the coding sequence ATGATCGCTCTGGCGCGCAAGACCCTCGCCTACGAATGGCGCCGTTTTGTGCCATCGGTGTTCGCTGTGGGCTTCGCTGGCGTGCTGCTGGTGATGCAGGCGGCGCTGGTGCTGGGCATCTTCAGCACCGCAGCAATCTATGTGAGCGCGACCTCGGCCGATCTGTGGGTCGGTTACCCCGGCACGCAGAGCGTGAACTTCGGTCGCAACATTGGCCCCGATGTCGAGATGCGCCTGCGCATGGATCCCGACATCGCCGCCGTCGAACCCTATGTCTGGGTCGATGGTGACTGGCGCGCGCGCAGCGTCACGGCTGAGGCGGTGGGTGGCGTGTCCATCTACCTCTCCGGTATCTCGACGTCCTCGGACGCGATGATGTTCGACCACGTGCTCGCGCCTTGGCAGCGCAACATGCTGCGCGAGCCCGGAGCGGTCATCGTCGACCGTGCGGATCTGCCCACGCTGGCTTCGGCCGAAGGCGGTGCGGCATGGATCAACAACCACCCGGTGCGCATCGTCGCTGCGGTCGACGGACTGCGGGGGCTGGGCGGTGTCAACGTGATCACGTCACTTGAAAGCGCGCGCGAGATTTCGGAACAATCGGCCAACCACGGCAGCACCTATCTGGTCGCTCGTGTGCGCAGCGGCGCCGCGCTGCCTGCCGTGCAGGACCGACTCAACAAGGGCGGCGTGAATTTCGGACCACATGAAGTCTGGACAGCAGCGGCCTTCGCACGCCGCTCGCAGTTCTACTGGATGTTCGATACCGGTGCGGGCGCTGGCGTGCTGTTCATGGCCATCATTGTGTGCTTTGTGGGTGCTGTGGTGACGAGCCAGTCACTCAAGTCGGTTGTGGCGGGGTCGGCACGCGAGTATGCTGTGCTCAACGCGTTGGGCGTGAGCCGCGGCGCTTTGGGCCGAGTGGTCGTGGAGCAGGCGCTGTGGATTGGTGGGCTGGGCCTGCTGATGGCGGCGCTCGCCAGCCTGGCGCTGCTGTCTGTAGCGCGTGTGTACCGCGTGCCGGTGGCGCTCAATGGTCAGGCGATGCTCGCCTGCGCGGCGCTCATTGCTGTGCTGGCATTTCTCTCGGGCATCGGCGCGATGCGTGGACTTCTGCGCGCTGATCCGGCCACATTGCTGAGGTGA
- a CDS encoding ABC transporter ATP-binding protein yields MNPTTPEPVTTRLQAEPSLQAVALKKSYLSGVVRVHVLQGLSVSLYPGELSLISGPSGCGKSTLLSLMSGLLTPDSGKALALGQDLERLSASELERFRLRHTGFVFQGFNLFPALTAMEQVQLPLGYMGIRSSETKRRAQQALDEVGLSHRAHMRPAELSGGEKQRVAIARAMAKQPQLLFADEPTSALDAESGQRVIDILHRAARAHGTTVLCVSHDPRLVRHADRVLSMEDGAIRSDWRQNASLAADDQGTEQ; encoded by the coding sequence ATGAACCCCACCACCCCCGAACCCGTCACCACCCGGCTGCAGGCCGAGCCCAGCCTGCAGGCCGTGGCGCTCAAGAAGTCCTATCTCTCTGGCGTGGTGCGGGTGCATGTGCTGCAGGGGCTGAGCGTGTCGCTTTATCCCGGTGAGCTGTCGCTGATTTCCGGTCCATCGGGCTGCGGCAAAAGCACGCTGTTGTCATTGATGTCGGGACTGCTCACGCCGGACAGCGGCAAAGCGCTCGCGCTGGGGCAGGACCTTGAACGCCTGAGCGCGAGCGAGCTTGAACGTTTCCGTCTGCGCCACACCGGGTTCGTGTTTCAGGGCTTCAACCTGTTCCCGGCGCTCACGGCCATGGAGCAGGTCCAGTTGCCGCTGGGCTATATGGGCATCCGCTCGTCAGAGACAAAGCGCCGTGCACAGCAGGCGTTGGACGAGGTCGGCCTCTCGCACCGGGCACACATGCGCCCGGCCGAGCTCTCGGGCGGCGAAAAGCAGCGTGTGGCCATCGCCCGCGCCATGGCCAAGCAGCCGCAGTTGCTGTTTGCCGATGAACCCACCAGTGCGCTGGATGCCGAAAGCGGCCAGCGCGTGATTGACATCCTGCACCGCGCGGCGCGCGCGCACGGCACGACGGTGCTATGCGTGAGCCACGACCCGCGTCTGGTGCGCCACGCGGATCGCGTGCTCAGCATGGAGGACGGCGCCATTCGCAGCGACTGGCGTCAGAACGCTTCGCTCGCAGCAGACGATCAAGGAACGGAGCAATGA
- a CDS encoding TolC family protein, which translates to MSAPAPELDHSTPSQWTEASSGAVPGTGARLTVADLQTWWKRWDDPQLNVLVDRALAQNLNLAQALGRLKQQRLLMGVASASYKPEFTAGARTLQDVAAVDSYFHASIDATWDLGLFGARESSMAAARGELLNAQAQLRGASINLVADTVRRYLDIRLAQSQRVLLAQRVALDQRALGLSEVRLAQQIDSSDSVHQARMQWQQSRSQLIELKEQQSRAAHALAVLLGQAQPDAEWLAETSMVRLPLPEQFALQVLPADLLRTRPDIETAEASVQRAAGALGLSRSALYPRFALSGSLLYSYNLTQNLRTTSNQMPLVGPIIDIPLFDWWRRRSQADADEAALDVAIAGYRQSVLEGIADVEGALAGLNAQRERMAALLEAEALIRKREGVLERRQKLGLSSDWGRLAEQRADLVNRADQNIAQGAQALAYVALFKALGGAPLPVEPESATEAAR; encoded by the coding sequence ATGAGCGCGCCTGCGCCCGAGCTGGATCACTCCACGCCGTCGCAATGGACCGAGGCATCGTCGGGAGCCGTGCCCGGCACGGGAGCGCGCCTGACGGTGGCCGATCTGCAGACATGGTGGAAGCGCTGGGATGATCCTCAGCTGAATGTGCTGGTGGACCGCGCGCTCGCGCAGAACCTCAATCTTGCGCAGGCGTTGGGGCGCCTCAAACAGCAGCGCTTGCTGATGGGCGTTGCCTCCGCCAGCTACAAGCCCGAATTCACGGCGGGCGCACGCACGTTGCAGGATGTCGCTGCCGTCGATTCGTATTTCCACGCCAGCATCGACGCCACATGGGACTTGGGTCTCTTTGGTGCGCGTGAATCGTCCATGGCGGCGGCGCGCGGAGAACTGCTCAACGCCCAGGCGCAGTTGCGCGGCGCAAGCATCAATCTGGTGGCCGATACCGTGCGCCGCTATCTCGACATCCGGCTCGCCCAGAGCCAGCGCGTCTTGCTCGCGCAGCGTGTGGCATTGGATCAGCGTGCATTGGGCCTCAGCGAGGTGCGACTGGCTCAGCAGATCGATTCGTCCGACAGCGTGCACCAAGCCCGCATGCAGTGGCAGCAAAGCCGCAGCCAGCTCATCGAGCTCAAGGAGCAGCAAAGTCGCGCCGCTCATGCGTTGGCGGTGCTGCTCGGGCAAGCCCAGCCGGACGCCGAATGGCTGGCCGAGACTTCCATGGTGCGACTGCCTCTGCCCGAGCAGTTTGCGCTGCAGGTGCTGCCCGCTGATCTTCTGCGCACGCGGCCCGACATCGAGACGGCGGAGGCCTCTGTGCAGCGCGCGGCGGGCGCACTCGGTTTGTCGCGCTCGGCGCTCTATCCTCGCTTTGCGCTGTCGGGCTCGCTGCTGTATTCCTACAACCTCACGCAAAATTTGCGCACTACATCGAATCAGATGCCGCTTGTCGGACCGATCATCGACATACCGCTCTTCGACTGGTGGCGTCGACGCTCGCAAGCCGATGCTGACGAGGCCGCGCTTGATGTGGCTATCGCGGGCTACCGTCAGAGCGTGCTCGAGGGCATTGCCGATGTCGAGGGGGCGCTGGCAGGGCTGAATGCACAGCGCGAGCGCATGGCCGCTCTGCTGGAGGCCGAAGCCTTGATCCGCAAGCGCGAGGGCGTGCTCGAGCGCCGCCAGAAGTTGGGTCTTTCCAGTGATTGGGGGCGCCTTGCCGAGCAGCGTGCCGATCTGGTCAACCGTGCCGATCAGAACATTGCGCAGGGTGCTCAGGCCCTCGCCTATGTGGCGCTGTTCAAGGCGCTGGGTGGTGCGCCGTTGCCGGTGGAGCCTGAGTCTGCGACGGAGGCCGCGCGATGA
- a CDS encoding response regulator has translation MITTHATTATPQILVVEDEPGIATILNAYLERDGLRTVMAHDGPEAVMAFRQHHPDLVLLDIHLPTMDGIDVLRTIRDHGQTPVIIVTAMADDVDKLVALRLGADDYVVKPFNPAEVVARVRAVLRRTQAKPLPVATPIRIGALEIDAEAHSAVLYDADGRAQPLSLTLTEFRLLALLASQPRRCFSRMHLIEHCLPESDALERVIDSHLSKLRRKLQLAGQENLIDTVRGIGYRLWREG, from the coding sequence ATGATCACGACGCACGCCACCACCGCGACCCCACAAATTCTCGTTGTCGAGGACGAGCCCGGTATCGCCACCATCCTCAACGCCTATCTCGAACGCGACGGACTGCGTACCGTGATGGCGCACGACGGGCCCGAAGCGGTGATGGCGTTTCGCCAGCACCATCCCGATCTGGTGCTGCTGGACATTCACCTGCCCACCATGGATGGCATCGACGTGCTGCGCACCATCCGCGATCATGGACAGACGCCGGTCATCATAGTCACCGCCATGGCTGACGATGTGGACAAGCTGGTGGCGCTGCGCCTCGGCGCGGACGACTATGTGGTCAAACCGTTCAACCCGGCCGAAGTGGTGGCCCGCGTGCGTGCCGTGCTCCGGCGCACGCAGGCCAAGCCGCTGCCAGTCGCTACCCCCATTCGCATTGGCGCGCTCGAGATCGACGCTGAAGCTCACAGCGCGGTGCTCTATGACGCGGACGGCCGTGCCCAGCCGCTGTCCCTGACGCTCACCGAGTTCCGACTGCTGGCGCTGCTCGCGTCCCAGCCACGGCGCTGCTTTTCACGCATGCATCTGATCGAGCATTGCCTGCCCGAGAGCGACGCGCTCGAGCGGGTGATCGACTCCCACCTCTCCAAGCTGCGCCGCAAGCTGCAGTTGGCGGGTCAGGAGAACCTCATCGACACCGTGCGCGGAATCGGATACCGCCTATGGCGCGAGGGCTGA